One window of Phycodurus eques isolate BA_2022a chromosome 17, UOR_Pequ_1.1, whole genome shotgun sequence genomic DNA carries:
- the LOC133415834 gene encoding LOW QUALITY PROTEIN: procollagen C-endopeptidase enhancer 2-like (The sequence of the model RefSeq protein was modified relative to this genomic sequence to represent the inferred CDS: deleted 1 base in 1 codon), whose amino-acid sequence MFCERREKARILKSNTTAWRTCELHTDAFQRDSNRGPPRCCAHDKQYLSECIMVSAGLMWGISVLLSLTSGWTQEAQQTNSTRPVFHCGGSLVADSGFVGSEGFPSHYKPNSKCTWTITVPEEKVVMLTFRIFDLEADSQCRYDYLDVYNGKSNTVQKLGRFCGTFRPGALISTTNAMMLEMVTDEETHGRGFVAYFSGAQPYAEDQQFCGEKTTKSQGEIMTPNWPNKKYPAGTSCSWLITVEPDKVIQVKFGKFVLESDTYCRFDYVAFFNGGEKDDSRLIGKYCGDQAPQPITTNGNVLLVQFVSDLSVTSDGFLATYTSLPRGADPSVAHGAGADARSVPERPALKPAVRVVPTGTAPPPVTTTRYVRPPAPEPTQPAKPVRPTYGRGSGTSGQDRRVVDARPNGGRPVAQNPLCAKVCERDGTIKPSFCASEFVITGKVTSLAPGPRGTLLIGVSLIKTYKAGRLTITQAGEAMSVRLVSQCRKCPLLRRGGNYIIMGQVNENGRGSLQPGAFTAPYKAPHHKLLTKIYNQPC is encoded by the exons ATGTTTTGTGAGAGGCGGGAGAAAGCCCGAATCCTCAAGAGCAACACAACCGCATGGAGAACATGTGAACTCCACACCGACGCGTTCCAACGGGATTCGAACCGGGGACCT CCACGTTGctgcgcacacgacaaacag TATCTCAGTGAGTGCATCATGGTGTCGGCAGGCCTAATGTGGGGCATCTCCGTGCTCTTGTCTCTGACTTCGGGGTGGACGCAAGAAGCCCAGCAGACCAACTCCACCAG GCCTGTCTTTCACTGCGGAGGATCGCTTGTTGCAGATTCGGGATTTGTCGGCAGCGAGGGCTTCCCGAGCCATTATAAACCGAACAGCAAATGCACCTGGACCATCACA GTCCCGGAGGAGAAAGTGGTCATGCTCACCTTCCGCATTTTTGACCTGGAGGCAGACTCGCAATGTCGCTATGACTACCTGGACGTTTACAACGGCAAATCCAACACGGTGCAAAAACTGGGCCGTTTCTGTGGAACCTTCCGGCCCGGCGCTCTTATTTCCACCACCAACGCTATGATGTTGGAGATGGTAACGGATGAGGAGACCCACGGCAGAGGCTTTGTGGCCTACTTCAGTGGCGCCCAGCCATATGCTGAGG ATCAGCAGTTTTGCGgggaaaagacaacaaaatcGCAGGGAGAGATCATGACGCCGAACTGGCCCAACAAGAAGTATCCGGCAGGAACCAGCTGCTCCTGGCTCATCACTGTGGAGCCGGATAAG GTAATCCAGGTTAAATTTGGCAAATTTGTCTTGGAA TCGGATACCTACTGCCGTTTCGACTACGTGGCCTTCTTTAACGGCGGAGAAAAAGACGACTCACGGCTGATAGGCAAATATTGCGGAGATCAAGCCCCACA GCCAATCACTACCAACGGCAACGTGCTCCTGGTCCAGTTTGTGTCTGACCTCAGTGTGACATCCGACGGGTTTCTGGCCACATACACGAGCCTCCCCCGTGGTGCCGACCCATCGGTAGCGCACGGCGCCGGTGCCGATGCCAGGTCCGTTCCGGAGAGGCCCGCCCTCAAACCCGCTGTACGTGTAGTCCCGACTGGCACGGCGCCGCCACCTGTCACCACAACCAGATATGTCCGCCCTCCTGCGCCCGAACCAACTCAGCCGGCCAAACCTGTCAGGCCCACGTACGGACGTGGGTCGGGTACCTCGGGTCAGGACAGGAGAGTGGTTGACGCGAGACCAAACGGGGGACGGCCTG TCGCTCAGAATCCACTGTGTGCCAAAGTGTGTGAAAGAGATGGAACCATCAAGCCCAGTTTCTGTGCCAGTGAATTTG TGATAACCGGGAAGGTGACCTCGCTGGCCCCCGGGCCCCGGGGCACCCTGCTCATCGGGGTCTCCCTCATTAAAACATACAAAGCCGGGCGGCTAACGATCACGCAAGCGGGAGAGGCCATGTCGGTTCGATTGGTGTCACAATGCAGGAAGTGCCCGTTGCTCCGCAGAG GTGGAAACTACATCATCATGGGGCAAGTGAATGAGAATGGGCGTGGCAGCCTGCAACCTGGCGCCTTCACAGCGCCGTACAAAGCCCCGCATCATAAATTATTGACAAAAATCTACAACCAGCCATGTTAA
- the vamp2 gene encoding vesicle-associated membrane protein 2 — protein MSAPAGAPAEGGSQGPPNLTSNRRLQQTQAQVDEVVDIMRVNVDKVLERDQKLSELDDRADALQAGASQFETSAAKLKNKYWWKNAKMMIILGVICLIVLIVIIVYFST, from the exons at GTCTGCCCCAGCTGGAGCCCCTGCAGAGGGAGGGAGTCAGGGTCCTCCCAACCTCACCAGCAACCGCCGTCTGCAGCAGACACAGGCACAGGTGGACGAG GTGGTGGATATCATGCGTGTAAATGTGGATAAGGTTCTGGAGCGTGACCAGAAGCTGTCCGAACTGGACGACAGGGCTGATGCTCTGCAGGCTGGAGCCTCTCAGTTTGAGACCAGCGCTGCAAAACTGAAGAATAAATACTGGTGGAAGAACGCTAAG ATGATGATTATCCTGGGCGTGATATGCCTGATTGTCCTCATTGTCATTATCG TGTACTTCAGTACCTAA